TGCTGGAAGCAGGCTGACACAccccttttacatttttaaagagatggcATTTTCTGTGGGGCAAGTCTTTGAAATGTAGTTATGactataattttgatttttaaatttataaaacgtGTAACTTGAAAGCTGTGTGTGAAAATATTTAGTGCTATGCATTGGGACTTAAtttatacactaaaaaaaattacttgtccTACTGGCTAATCCAAGCATTACTCAAGAATTGCTAACAATTCATTTAAATAGGAAGTTGTTTAAAGCTCGTTTAGCTAGGCCTTTCTGGATCAGCCAACTTCCACCCAGTGCAGACACATTTACCAAGTAACCTGTTCATTAAGCCTTTCCGATGCCCTCTTTTTCCCTTGTGAAAGGGGGAGGAGGACTACATGCCATACTGGAATCCAATTTTAATCCAGCAAAATTTCCACCCTTGGGGAACTTTATATTACACCCTTCCCAATCCAACCAACCATGACAGCAAACTGCTGGGCCAAGACATCACTGCTGGTCCCAAATGACAGCCGGTGTCCTGTCACCACGTTGGTCACCAGGACCCACCGAGACAAGCCTGATACAGACAGAGATGGGGTGGAGAGACAAGTGTCACTTCCAGTCTGGGGAGAGGGAGTGCTGGGCAGGGGGGATTTGAGGTCTGATCAATCCCTTACTTTGGGGACCTGGGGTGGCAGACGTGGCTCACCTGTACTGAAGGAGTTATTTGCCTGGACGTTCAAGGACCATGCACAGGACCAGGCCCCAGGGATCCGGAAGCTGCAGAGCATGCCAGGTCGGTCTCCTGAGGAATAGTGAACGTAAAGCATGGCTGCCCTCTAGGAACAGACACCTTCCCTTCGTGCTGCCAGGCCAGTGACCACCAGATCCCGGAAGCCTCCAGGAAGAGCTGCTCAGAGGGGTCtgcgaggtcagacaattaagttcgcgaacttgttgcaatgatgttgctagtctttttttgatatcagagggattattcattatgaatttgtacgaactggacagttaaccaagttttggaagtgctgaaaaggatgcatgaaaaagttagacgacctgaacttttcgccaacaattcatggctcttgcatcacgacaatgcaccagctcacacggcactgtctgcgacagagtttttagccagtaaacaaataactctattggaacaccctccctactcacctgatctggcccccaatgacttctttctttacccaaagataaaggaaatattgaaaggaagacatttggatgacattcaggacattaagggtatgatggccattccagaaagagttccaaaattgctttgaagggtggaccaggagCTGAcgttggtgcatagtttcccaaggggagtacttcgaaggtgactatagtgatattcagcaatgaggtatgtagcgctttttttAGGATgcgttcgggaacttaattgtccaacctcgtataccTTGGCCCTATTCTGGGTTTTGTGTTAGTTAGCAAAAAAGAGACACTCAACTGAGTTGCCTGGTTCAAAAGTGGTTATTCTGAGAGTAAATATATGAATCTTTCCTGATGTCCCAGtagaagtattaaaaatattaatattaggttggtgcaaaagtaattgtgaaaatatatggtaacggaaagagaactgactctgggtggtgaacacacaatgtgatatatagatgtattacagaattgtacacctgaaatctatgtaactttgctaacaattgtcaccccaataaactttaatcaaaaaaaaaaaagtaattgcggtttttgcaattatttttaatcttttaaactgcagttactttggcaccaacctaacagCTATCAGGGAGGGAGTATGGAGTTACAGATAAGAGGGTTTCAACCCCAGATCACACTATTAGTTGTGTCATCTCAAGtaaaacgtttttaaaaataaactttattgacataaaacatatataaagggCACAAATTATATAACTATACAGTTTAATGAGTTATCACAAAGTAAATATAGCCATGTAATGACCACCCAggttaagaaacagaacattccAGTATCCTCCCAATTGCCacctccccacttctccccaaAGGGAACcattatcctgacttctaacacgACACATAGTTTTGTAAGGCAAATTCTgaacttctctttgcctcagtttcctcatctgtaaattggtgATACTACATACTCCTGCCTCATAAGCCTGCTGTATGATGAAATGCCAGGCAACAGGCAAGGGtgcatgacctcatttaatccacCATGTAACCCAATGGGGTAGGTATTATCTTCACTTTACAGGTTAAGCAAGTTGGGATTCATGCCAGGTCTGCCTGAGGCCTGCACTCTTAGAGGCCTGGCCCTTGTCTAGTTGATCCTAATTCTTGAAAGATTGGAAACTTAATATCCAGAACACTGCCAGGGAGAAGTCCAGAATTCTGAATTGTCTTCAGCCAGAGAGAATGTAAGTATCTCCGACAGCACTGGTCACACTTTCGCGAATGATCTGTACAGGCAGCCCAAATAGAAGTATTTTGATCTCTTGCACTGACTACACACACTTTTAACCCTTCTGGCTGCTGACATGACCCAAAAGGAGGAAATACGTAAAGATGCACATGCTTCTAGTACAAATCCTGTGTCAGATTTAAGGAATCTCCTACAGGTGCTTCTGCAGACTATCCCTCCATGAGCTATGACTTGGGCTCCCCCCGGCCTCTGCTTCCCAACCCTCCTGTCCAAGCCTTCACCACGGAGCTTATGCTGTTGTTGTTGGCTGCAGCTCCTGGGAGGCAGACGACAGAGACCTTTGTCAGAGCACCCCATTAGCCAAAGGAAAAGGGCCTGGTACCTGGATGACTATTGACGAACAGTGACGCCGGGAGCAGGGTGGCGCAGCCTGGAGTCTCTGCGATTCCCAGGAGGCACAGTCTGGAAAAGCTGTTAAGGGCAGTCAAGTACAAGGTTCTCCTCTGGGAGGGGAATGGGCATTAGTGCCCTTCAAAAAACTAACAATTATACCCCTAAAGGCAGATTGACATGTTTACATTTTCCGTATTTagtttcagattatttttaaaggaagaaaaggtcACAGATACAGTTAAAAGCCCTCTTTGACCCCTCCGCAGCCcaattctcccttcttccccacccagAAAGAATCGCTACTCTAGAACTGGTCCGAGTTCTAGGCTGTGTGGTAATTATTTCCACAACATATTTGTCCATGAGTAACATGAagaattgtttatatttaaaaacatatgtaaatgGCATCACACAGCGTATCTTCTACAACTTTTCAATCTCCTTTGTCTTCTAGATTCATCTGTGTTGATGTTTGTAGCCCATTTCCTATATTCTCACCATGGAGCattcttttgtataaatatatcacaattaaTTTATTCAGTCTCCTGCTGACGGGCActtaggttatttttctttttttgctctgCTGCTGGAATAAGCACCTTCCTGTCTCCTACAGGAGATGTGTGGGAGGCTTTTCTAAGGCAGTGTTTCTTAAACCTATGGTGACAACTTAATTTTACACTACAATGTGCtctatacatacaaatatttgaaacaagttttataaaatatttgcccTTACTAAGGATGAAATTCATATTTTCTAGTctatttcattcaaaaaatgCTGTTCACAAATTGATTTAATGGCCCACTGACAGGTCATGACTCGCGGTTTGAAAACTCTGCTCTGATGCCACATCCAGAGTAGAACTGGGGGCTGGTAAGGGGCAGGCATCTTCACCTGAAAGTGGTTCTGTCAGTGTACGTAGACCAGCAGTTTTCCCCTTTCTCCGTATTTGCCAAATCTTGGCACTATCAGGCTTTTAAAATTTGTGCTTATCTGAATAGGTATAAAAATGAcatctcattatttaaaattgcattttcctGACTTCAACTGGGTGTATCGATTCACATGATTATAGTCATTtgggtttccttttttaattgtttctttgtattctttgccTACTTTCCTACTGAACTGTCTTCTGACTGATTTCGTTCCTCTATCTTCCCCTTCACAGCCAAAATTTTCTCAAGAGGAACCTATGTTTATCCCCACTTGTCTTTTTACTCTTCAACCCACAGAAATCCAGGTGTGACAGTCACCTTTCCAGTGAAATGTTCTCCCCAAGGTCTCCAATGAGCCCCTAGTTTCTAACTCTGATGAACACTGTCCAGTCTTGGCCCGTGGTCATGCAGCATAATTTCTAACACACATTCGTTGGCCTCCACACCACCACTCTCTTGGAGTTCCATCCTTGCACTTCCTCCTACCACCAAGATTCCCTGGCCTAGATTCTAAGCCTCTCAGACTCGTGCCTCAACTCCACTCCTGCTCATGGCTCCCTCTCCACTGCCTGCTCAATCCGGCAGGGGCCTTCTGTCTGAGATGTCACCCTTGCCAGCCTGTCACCTGCACTGCTATATAAGAAATGACCACCGTCTTCCAGGGGCATCCCACATCCCCGAGCATTCAGTCCTGCAAAGCCCTACTTAGCCAGAGACATCACGGATACCAGACCATACAATGCTGCCCAATGTGCCAAGCTCTCTTGACTCTTTCTTCTCTGGGAGCTCTGTCCCCTCTTTCCCACACGGGAATCACTTCCAGGAAGGCTGCCCCAATCCCTGCATCCCTCTTGCATCCGACTGCCCCACAGACATCACTCGGAGACTGTCACCCACTGCACTGCCTATCTGTAGCACTATGCACAGGGATTACACACGCTCAGCAGAGGTTGATGGAATGGACACGCCCATACCtcactgaaaaatgtaaatacttgTAAAGCAATCATGAGACATTCTTGACATTCTGAATGTATGATGTGTGGCTGAAACCCAGGTTACAGTCAAACTCTGCTACTTACAGAGCCAGTACTGTAGACTTAATCCTTTAACAGGCCAGAGGTTAATGCAGAGCCCAGTAAGTGTAGAAAAGAATTCGGTCTAATGTCCCCCAACTCTTGGGGGGAATAAAAACACAGAATACAGGTCTGAACAGGTACCACTTTTGTAAAGGGAGAAAGTTCCATGAGCTTCAGAAGCAGCAGGGGCACAAATACCTGAAGATGACCTGAAATGACCTGAAGATGACCTGAAATGACCATCAGAGGGCAAGCCGCTGGTCAAGTTACAGCAGCACACTCCTCACACTCTTTAAACCCAATTAGAAGGATTTCTGTCTTCTCCACAGCccacaggaaaatgaaaacatgccaTACTGTTTTAGGATCAGAAATGAGAGCGAGGTTTTAGGGCTTGGTCCCTTCTGTTCTCTGGTAAGATCATCACAGTAACAGGGGGTCCCATCACCCCACAGGATCACACCTAAAGAAAGCCATATAAAAATTCCAGTTTACAGAACACACAGTTCTGTGTTTGTCTTAcgtaaaatatataaacagatcTCTAACTTAGGCTTGCAACCCTTTGAAATAGTGCTGtggaacaaatttaaaaaacagcctCCAATTCGGCCATCATTTGTTGAGGACCTATAACTTGCCAAGCATTGTGCGAAGTGCATTCACAGATGTTAACTGTTAACCTCATGACAACTCAGGAAGTAGGTGTTCGGTACCTCGTCAAAATTTCACGAACTCATTTATTACAGAAATGAACCAAGACAAGACTCATTAACATGTGGCTCTGGGTCAAACAATATTCTCCCTGAAGCACATGATGGACAGGTGTCCTGTCCATCATTAACAGCCCCCAGACCCAGCTACCCTGACACTACACTCCTGTGCTTGCAGCCAAAAGCCCTGACGGCTCTCTGGGAAGGCAGGGACTAGAAAGAAGAGTGCCCTGAAGAAGCCACCTCTGGCAGGAACCCTAGGCCCAGAGCCCACACACCCATGTCACTCGCCAAAGGAATCCCTTTCCTGGTGTCTTCCCTCAGCCTCCCCCAGGAGGCCCACCTCACCGCGGGACCACTGCAGCTCTTGGCTCCTCCTTTACTTCAGGAGGATTTGGGGCTCCTTCCCAAGGCTTTACTGTGCCCCTTTGCTTTATTCCTCTGCCAAGGCACCAAGCACCAACTCTCAGGttccagaacagtgtctggtacgCAGTGACCCTTCCCAGGGTCATCCCAGGACCTCAACCACTTCCCTGAGATCCATGGGAATCCTTGTTTTTCACCCACGTGCACTGCTCTTTCTGAAAGGGTGAGGGTGCGTGCAGACCTCTGACCACTAAGACGCCACCTCACAAACCCCAGACACCCGTCCACATCAAGGCGTGTCCTGCCCACCAAACCCCTCCATCTGCCAAAAGATACAGAACGTGAGAATCCAAGTGATTCAGCGAGGCCCAGCATACAGAGTTCACCTGGTGAGGAAACACACAGCAAGATGGAAAGATTGGTCTGACTGCCAACTCAtggagagaaatagacaaatgctTTCCTGTGGAATAACTTGTGGGGATACAGACGTGTGACTTCTTTTTCCAGCTCTCGCTCTTTCAAAAGGGGCTAGAAGAAGCACTCTGGGAACAGGGAAGCTCCCAGCCCAACCATACAGAGCCTTGAAGAGGGTCGGGGAGGAGTAGTCCCCGGGCCTCCACCCTTCATCTTCAGCACGGGCCTCACAGTGAGACATCGGATCTACCGTCCAGGGTGGGGATGACTTCCCGGCAATGGCAGGAAGCAAGCCTAACTGTGAAGGTGTCCTGTATCTCACTTTACTCAGAAACCATTTTCAACCTGTATGCATCTTGCGACTCATATCCTAACAGAACAGAAAGTCACAGCTTCTTATAGGTGCAGTTGTCACACCACGGCAATTTAAAGATTCCCCTTAGGCAGCAAGCGCCTCATACTTCTGTAAACCTCAGTGTCAGCCAAAGACAGGCTGAGTGACTGACGCAACGTCCTGACACTCCAGGAGGACCCTCCACCCAGGCCACCGCAGCCCACCTCCCAGGAGCtctgtgccttggtgtgggctcCTTCAGATCAACTTGATCTTGAAGGGAAGGTCCTGACGACCAGTTAAAGAGCCACTGCCTCAAGCCTTCCCCCATCTAAAGGCATTCCTCGAAGACGACAAACTCGGGAGGCCCTTTGCTTCACCTATGGGTTCTCAGGATCTAAAACTCAAGTTTTCCCTTGGGAAAATGAGGTAACCGAGTATTGCCTTCTTCACAAAGTTCTCTCCTCTATTCTGCATTTGGCCAACCACTGCACAGCCCCTCGATCCAAAGCGGGCTGCAAGGCCAAAGGGAAGAGCAGAGTACCTTCCGGTTGGTGAAGTAGAGGTTTTCGTGCATATGCACCCTGAGTGTGGGGAGCGTCAGACCGCGCAGGCTGATGATGCCATACTTGGAACCTCCGACTCTGACGTCATTCACTGTGAAGAGCCGGTCACTGTTGGTATCCGCCTGGAGGGGAAAAATGGATTGCAGGTGACCCCCCAGGCCTAAGACCATCTACCCATCTCTCCCAGCCTCCGTGCTCTGTGCGTTTCCACCAGGTGAGAGCTGCTGTCCGTGAGGAAACGTGGAGATGACCCAAGTTGCCCCTACCTGGTGCAGCCATAGTTGGGCAAAGCTAACAGGTGTCTGGGCTCAGAATTCAGGAGCAAGGACAGATGACAATGAGGGGCGGCGGCCAGGACGTCTGAGGTCTGCAGTGACCCCACTTGCAACTGGGTTTGGAAGAGCCTTAATGTCCACCCAGAGGAACTATTCAGATGAGACACGTGGTAACAGCAAGTGGCCATTATGAAAGCCACAGAGCAACCTGGATGCTAGTGAAAATGGTCACGGGGTCAAAGGAGGATACAGAATTGTATTCCCATTACACAGGCACAATATCACTAAGTAAAAGGAAGATgctacactgaaaaaaaattacgACAGAAGAGACTGCACTGGGATGTGggttatttttatgatttttttttcatttaaaaaacatggttaataattatttcaaagcaaaaaCTATACAGTTATgcgttttatatatatttataaatatatacacatatatatgagttTGGATGATGGTGAAACGGCACTCACTTTGCAAGTTTCCTTGGGAAGAATCATTACCAACCGTCCTTCCCAACCCTCTGGCCATACCAGCCAGGCAGTTATCATAACTCTGGGTGATGGACAAGGTTATCTAAGGGCCAGCCCACAGCTTCTGTGAGACCAAGTGCGAGGCCTGGGGGACTCGGGCTACACTAAGCAGCACGCGCACAGTGATCTCTGCTGCCTCCGCCCACCCTAACCACCCCGCCCCCATTTACTGGAGAGCCCCAGGGAAAGGGCTCCTGAAGAGAACCCACTGCAAGAAAGTATTCAAGTCCAACTATCCCCAAACATATGGGGCTAAGCCTAGGAGAGAATGTGAGTCCTGGCCCCCAGCACCCCTTATGAGGAAGGGCTCTGCTATTGAGGTCTCCTAGGCAAGATGTCAAGGATGAGTTCTGTAGCTTCAGCCCTGAGTCCTGTCAGCAGATCCTCAGGCCGAGGCTCTCcgttctgtctctctctcactctcctggGCTGTTTCTAGGCCTTTGGGAAGGGCAGGCCATGCTCTCCTGTGGTCTCGAGTTCCCAGTCTAGCTGAGCAGTCTGGCTTCTGTGTACAGGGACCTGCTGCCAACGCTTCCCTGGCCCCCCGGCTCAATAGTTGGCCCTGGCTTCCAGCCTGGGTGTAACCAAAAGCAGAGACTTTCTGCTCCCTGCAAATGGCGTGATAAAGGTATGGTGGGTGTGCAGGCCCAGATGTGCCACTCAATCAGGGACAGCAAGCAAGGGAGTGACATGCTGTTGCTACTGAAGAACTGGAGCTTCAGGTTTGGTCACCAAATTCCGCCCAGTATAAGGAGGATGAGAAGCCCCCAGTCCGCTGTGTGCCCTTTCAATTGTGTACACAACACACCCAAGGGCAAGTGACTTTGTGATAGTTCTCAGTCAGTGGTGGGCCCTGGCTTTCATGTCAAATGACAGAGTTGTAGTAAGTGTGACAATGGCCAGCATGGCCTGCCCTGCCGGCTTGGTACCTGCCAATAGGTAGCCGGTAGGTGCttgttaaaactataaaacctaGAGGACACCACCTGCTTTCATGCAACTGGCCTCGACACAGCCAGGTTTGTTGGAAGCCAATGCTGAGCCACGAAGTATCAGGGGATGGCAGCCATACCCTCGGCACCCACAGATAGCTCCCTCCCACTCACCAGTATGAGGTTAAATCGGTCGTTTGCCAAAGCGGAGGGATCCGAGCTGTGAATTTGGACCTTTTTCCTCTGCATGCAGCTCACTCGAAGCTCATGGGCTAAACTGCAGAAGCGaaagagaggggcagggagggcatgGTTGCCATGCCTAAGTACCCATGAGGAAGATTCTGGGGGTCCTACCCTGTCCCACACCTTGGAGACCAACTCCTTTAGTCGGCTCTCTTCATATCGTTTCTCAGCAATGGAACTGAGCAAGATCCCAAATAAACTCAATTTTAGAACTCGGGAAAACTAAAGCAAAGAAATGGGTGGCCCATTGACAGGGTCGAAGAAAGTTAGAACTAGAGGAATTTGGTTTTGGATCATCTAGTCCAACTCTTTCCCTTGAGACCAAGAGATGCTCCTGACAAATGAAACAATCTGCTGAAAAACACACAGCTAATGAGGAGCGCCCAGGCACGCAGCCTCCCATCTTACTACCCTTTTCCTGCTCCACATCACGCTCTCTCTCCACTAAGGGCAAAGCCTGTTTTAGGGTACAGAACAGATCTTTTTAACTAGACCTTTAACTATTTTAGGGAAGTAAAGGAGAGGCATGTCCCTGCCATACCTCCCGCATGGCTTGCCTACCCTGAAGGTAGCCCTGTGTCCCCTATAAGCCACCCCAATTCACGTTGTTTCTTCATCTGCCCACACACAGTGGGAGGCAAGAGAACACAGGAGTCAGGGGCTCAGGCGTTAGAGTCAGACAGATCCCATTCTTTCTAGGTTTTCCTTGAGAAAATCActccactctgagcctcagtctcttcttCAGGAAACTGGGGGAAGTATCCACCTATCTCATGGGGTTTTAGTTAGAATCGTATCAGGAATCGTAAGTATTTAGATAAAGTTTAGTACACATGCATTCATTTAATGCTCCACGTTTGGTGACAGCTTGTTTgataagaagaaaaggaggcagaaatCTAACAGGAATGAAGTTATAAGACCTGCCAGTAAACATGATTTAACTGCCTTAtctggcacagagtaacagaCGGAACATCCTGAGAAATTTCTGCCCAATTTCTCTGCCTAGATCCCCTCTCCTGTCTCCCTGGCCTCCTACAGGAGTCTCCCCGCTTGCTCTAGAGGGAAAATGATTCTCTCAGGGCTGGTTTCAGCAGCAGAAGGCAGGCTGTGAGTTGGAGTACTTCAATTGTGAGGACTCCTCACAGAGTACCTATATAGTTTCTTGATTGGATTCTTGGACCATGGAAATAAGATAGGAAAAGAACATTCGTGAAGAAAACAACAACGAGGCACTGACTTACCGGCAATAACTGGTGTTGTTGAGAAAACCCAGCTTGCTTTTTTGTAGCAAGGAAGAGGCATTAAATCCCATCCTGgctattttctaaattaaaaaaaaaaaaagaaaaagattcagtGACGTTTTATGTTATGGGATAACAGAGAATGTTTTTCGTTTCATAGGATGCAATGAAGAAACAGGTACTAAGTTGGCAGAAATTATATGCCTAAAAGTCGACTGTCTCCTTGGCTAGTCTCTCCTtgcaagagagaaaaacacatcaCGAGGAAGTATGTGTGAGCTGGAAAGTCTGCTCACTGCCTCTTTCCAAGCTCCCCATTAATTTATACCCAGGGAGATGAAGCCACCAAGCTAGTGAGTACAGGCATGGCACTGCACACTCGGGTCTGCACTGTGCTTTCCATTCGCCTTATGGCAACTCTGGGGCCTGGATTTTCCATTCTGTTCCTCcataaccatcaaaatgtcctggCATCTAATCCCCAGAAGAGATACAAGAGACCTTCATGTCCAAACCACATACGctggttttctatttaaaatatatagttactGAAACTGTATCACGCTGCTTTTCAAGATTCCCCCAGGGAAGGAGAAAATGTTAGAATTACTCATGAAACTTAGTAAGCAGGAAAAGGAGGGGGGATTTCTTGTCGTTACTCTCTTCATCAGGTTCCCATCAGGGAAGATTCAACACTACACTCCCTACACTGCACTCTGCGGAGTGTCACATAGGCGTTTAACTGGCACCTGCTTTCTGCAGCGGATGGAGATTAGCAAGAGGTTGGCCCCCCGGAGTGTGGAGCCCACCTTTTTCTGCTTGTCCTCTTCCTCTAGCAGCTGCAGTCTTTTGAGCTCCATTTCCTTCTGCTGGATGCCCTCCTTCGTGAGGGGGTTGCAGTCGTTATGTCCAGGGAGCAAGCGGAAATAGCGATTCTTTTCAGGGTCAAAGTAATACCCTGGTAGATCTTtagtcaaaagaaatgaaatccaaCTTAAAACACTATGAACCCACCCACCTTGTATGGAGTCCAGTGGCCTGGCCACCAACCCTCACAGCTGCTTGTATTTCTGAGGGCCTGGAGGTGGGCTAGCATTGTCATCACCATCCTGGACCCAGTTCGGTCGTGGGGGGAGCTGTTTGCCCAGGATCACCGTTCTCGCCACACCCAGCTCTTCCCTTTAGTGTTTCAATTTGGTCCCAGAATTTCCTAAGTCAGGGAAGGGCAGTGACACACATGGGGTCTACCCACATGCAAGTGAAGACACACAGGCCTGAGGAGGAAGGGACACCAGGACAGACATAACCAGATGATGACGAGGCTGGattcattttcatctttccccACAGGCAGGGCCAGGAGTCCTATCCACAGCCTTACCTGGCACAGAACTCCCAGCTGTGCTGGATGACGTCGATGGGGCCTCCTGGCTGCTGTGGCCCGAATCCTGTGAGCTCTGCTGTGCCCCCGTGTTACACCTGTGGACACACAGTCATGGTAACTTGCAGGAAAGGGCTGGTGTCCCAGTCATTCTCTGAATGTGGGTCCTGCTGGGAGGCAGGTCAGGCAGTTCCACAGCCTTCACTCTGACCTCTGTCCTTTGACTACTTGGGGAGCACTGACCTCTCTTTTCCTTGAAAGTTTACCTACTGCAAATCCACCAAAGTTAGGGCAAGGTTTTGCTTTCTCACCCTTAGAAGGATGCATGTCGCAGTAATTCCCTTTTCTTATCTCCTCACTTGAGCATTTCGTGAGGTCTTCTGGAATTTTCCGGATGAAAAGGAGAACAGAAATCTTTGCCAATACAAATTTTACCAGCTGGGCTCATTTGACAGCTCAACTGCAGTTACAAGGCCAGGtgaatttcattctttattgGATTCAGCAGTACAAAGAGTTTAAATTTTACTTGGCTACCCAACcctacagatggagaaactgagg
The nucleotide sequence above comes from Rhinolophus ferrumequinum isolate MPI-CBG mRhiFer1 chromosome 6, mRhiFer1_v1.p, whole genome shotgun sequence. Encoded proteins:
- the DCAF4 gene encoding DDB1- and CUL4-associated factor 4, whose translation is MHKGSWKSRRRGRRNQRQNSWFRQHGSNERCNTGAQQSSQDSGHSSQEAPSTSSSTAGSSVPDLPGYYFDPEKNRYFRLLPGHNDCNPLTKEGIQQKEMELKRLQLLEEEDKQKKKIARMGFNASSLLQKSKLGFLNNTSYCRLAHELRVSCMQRKKVQIHSSDPSALANDRFNLILADTNSDRLFTVNDVRVGGSKYGIISLRGLTLPTLRVHMHENLYFTNRKVNSVCWASLNHLDSHVLLCLLGIAETPGCATLLPASLFVNSHPGDRPGMLCSFRIPGAWSCAWSLNVQANNSFSTGLSRWVLVTNVVTGHRLSFGTSSDVLAQQFAVMAPLLFNGCRSGEIFAIDLRCRNQGKGWKATRLFHDSAVTSVQILREEQCLMASDMAGTIKLWDLRTAKCIRQYEGHVNEYAHLPLHVHEEEGIVVAVGQDCYTRIWSLHDARLLRTIPSPHPTSRTSIPSVAFSSRLGGSQGASGLLMAVQQDLYCFSYS